From Hippoglossus stenolepis isolate QCI-W04-F060 chromosome 19, HSTE1.2, whole genome shotgun sequence, the proteins below share one genomic window:
- the nrn1a gene encoding neuritin translates to MGVTCCSRCVSVFLSLHIFSVLQTVLVSAGQCDSVFKGFSDCLLQLGENMANYPQDLDDRENLHKICTYWDNFHSCATTALADCQEGATDLWEKLKMESRNLDFRGSLFELCGGGNGAPRSADARGLAWVLTALPTILTWLAF, encoded by the exons ATGGGAGTGACCTGCTGCTCCAGATGTGTCTCAGTCTTCCTGTCTCTGCACATCT tctCAGTGTTGCAGACGGTGCTGGTCAGCGCTGGTCAATGTGACTCGGTGTTTAAAGGATTCTCGGACTGTCTGCTTCAGCTGGGGGAGAACATGGCCAACTATCCCCAGGACCTGGACGACAGGGAGAACCTGCACAAGATCTGCAC TTACTGGGATAACTTCCACTCCTGTGCCACAACGGCGCTGGCCGACTGCCAGGAGGGAGCGACGGACCTCTGGGAGAAACTGAAAATGGAGTCCCGCAATCTGGATTTCCGTGGGAGTTTGTTTGAACTCTGTGGCGGCGGCAACGGAGCCCCCAGATCTGCCGACGCCAGGGGCCTCGCCTGGGTTCTAACCGCACTGCCCACCATACTGACTTGGCTGGCGTTTTAA